One stretch of Bacteroidota bacterium DNA includes these proteins:
- a CDS encoding nitroreductase family protein encodes MHHPLLNELFSKRRSLRALSDLPIEADKLISIFESARWAPSANNQQPWRFIYAQRENKADFERLFNCLLPGNQVWVKNASVLLVTVAEVISSYNQKNNPYAWHDTGLATENLILQATHLGLIAHPMAGFDKDKARKDLHIPPSFEPVAMVAVGYPGDINELPPELQEKERGMRVRRPINDLFFKGRFE; translated from the coding sequence ATGCACCATCCACTTCTAAATGAATTGTTTTCAAAGCGCCGCAGCTTGAGGGCTCTTTCCGACTTGCCCATAGAGGCTGATAAATTAATTTCTATTTTCGAATCAGCCCGCTGGGCACCTTCTGCAAACAATCAGCAACCCTGGAGGTTTATTTATGCACAGAGAGAAAATAAGGCGGATTTTGAAAGGTTGTTTAACTGCCTTTTACCCGGTAATCAGGTTTGGGTAAAGAATGCTTCAGTACTGCTGGTTACGGTTGCCGAAGTTATTTCATCCTATAATCAAAAAAACAATCCTTATGCCTGGCACGATACGGGATTAGCTACCGAAAATTTGATTTTACAGGCCACACACCTGGGGTTAATTGCTCATCCCATGGCTGGCTTTGATAAAGATAAAGCACGAAAGGATTTGCATATTCCCCCATCTTTTGAACCTGTTGCCATGGTTGCTGTCGGTTATCCCGGTGATATAAACGAACTGCCCCCGGAATTGCAGGAAAAAGAAAGAGGAATGCGGGTAAGACGGCCCATCAATGACCTGTTTTTTAAAGGCCGGTTTGAATAG
- a CDS encoding P-II family nitrogen regulator — MKKIEAIIRTSKYEEVAKALHAIDIDFFSFWEATGVGNEKKALERSYRGIYTNTALIPRRMLTIVVRDINVRKTVDCILKTAYTGDLGDGKIFVSPIEESWRIRTGESGDDSLYTKD; from the coding sequence ATGAAAAAAATTGAAGCAATTATTCGTACTTCAAAGTATGAAGAGGTAGCGAAAGCTCTGCATGCAATTGACATCGATTTTTTCTCTTTCTGGGAAGCAACGGGTGTCGGTAATGAAAAAAAAGCACTGGAAAGGTCTTATCGTGGAATATACACCAATACGGCCCTGATTCCACGAAGAATGCTTACTATCGTTGTACGGGATATTAATGTCAGGAAGACAGTTGATTGTATCTTAAAAACCGCTTATACCGGTGATTTGGGGGATGGGAAAATTTTTGTCTCGCCTATTGAGGAATCCTGGCGGATAAGGACAGGAGAGAGCGGGGACGATTCCCTGTATACAAAAGACTAA
- a CDS encoding TorF family putative porin encodes METRLKIYRGILLMACLLGFAGSTFAQDSPTEKISPFSAGVDLMSRYIWRGLNPGGNTPSIQPSLKYSKGIFTVGAWGAYSIGSQYGQEADLYATLTPVSLFSFTLTDYFFPNETAGAAMRNKYFNYKKDETGHVFEVSATFNGTESLPLSLLLAMNVYGADAKDANGKICHTPYAELSYSANVNGVGIKPFVGAVLSKPDEGTTGYYCQKEAGIVNLGVTASKKLTINKDFSIPVTSSLITNPSAGNIYLVFGFSF; translated from the coding sequence ATGGAAACGAGACTAAAAATTTACAGAGGGATCCTTTTGATGGCATGCCTTTTAGGATTTGCCGGATCAACTTTCGCCCAGGACAGTCCGACTGAGAAAATTTCTCCATTTAGTGCCGGTGTCGATCTGATGAGCCGCTATATATGGAGAGGATTAAACCCCGGTGGTAATACACCCAGTATTCAGCCTTCATTGAAATACAGTAAGGGAATATTTACTGTTGGGGCATGGGGCGCTTATTCAATCGGAAGTCAGTACGGACAAGAAGCCGACCTTTATGCTACCTTAACACCGGTTAGTTTATTCTCTTTCACCCTTACTGATTATTTCTTTCCAAATGAAACTGCCGGAGCAGCCATGAGAAATAAATATTTCAATTATAAAAAGGATGAAACCGGTCATGTATTTGAAGTTTCGGCAACTTTTAACGGTACGGAGTCATTGCCCTTAAGTTTACTTCTTGCCATGAATGTTTATGGAGCAGATGCCAAAGATGCAAATGGAAAAATATGTCATACTCCTTATGCGGAATTATCCTATTCTGCCAATGTAAATGGAGTGGGCATCAAACCTTTTGTAGGCGCTGTTTTAAGCAAGCCGGACGAGGGAACTACCGGGTATTATTGTCAGAAGGAAGCTGGTATAGTCAATTTAGGGGTAACTGCCTCGAAAAAACTTACGATCAATAAGGATTTTTCTATACCTGTAACCTCTTCCCTGATTACCAATCCCAGTGCGGGTAATATTTATCTGGTTTTCGGTTTTTCATTTTAA
- a CDS encoding ammonium transporter: protein MDLSKIIDRMPSFSALKARSKKENLKLFLTVFFGKLIGLFVVVLAMMILPGMISGSASAAETYTPHETASINALNTVWVLVSAFLVFGMQAGFVLLEAGFARARETVNILVECIFDTAICGILFWAIGYAFMFSHGNGFIGYHWFFLSGAPLTYEATGVSLLAHWIFQFAFADTCSTITSGAMIGRTSFRGDILYSICVTGFIYPIIGHWAWGPDGFLATMGTAGHFLPTLGQPFRDFAGSTVVHTIGGVISLAGAIVLGPRIGRTFLRDDKENGGLPAPHSLPLATVGAFLLWFGWYGFNPGSSLSAMDFQGIGRIAANTTLATCAAALSAMLLPLWIGPTKGKFDCSFTVNGLLGGLVAITCPCYWVSPGGSIIIGLIAGVVVFVGMYTLEHFRIDDPVGAVSVHGLNGIWGTISLGFFACGLYGSTGPTGADNTAPVTGLFYGGGTAVLKAQLVGNIIVAVTTFVVAMFVMWVVSKLPYPWKLRVEPKGETREGGLDMHEHGAKAYFMN, encoded by the coding sequence ATGGACCTAAGTAAAATTATAGATAGAATGCCTTCGTTTTCTGCATTAAAGGCGCGAAGTAAGAAAGAAAACTTGAAATTATTTTTGACTGTTTTTTTCGGGAAATTGATTGGTTTGTTTGTCGTTGTATTGGCAATGATGATATTACCGGGTATGATTTCAGGTTCTGCAAGTGCTGCAGAAACATATACCCCTCATGAAACTGCTTCAATTAATGCCTTGAACACTGTCTGGGTATTGGTTTCAGCCTTCCTGGTATTTGGTATGCAAGCAGGTTTTGTATTGTTGGAAGCCGGTTTTGCCAGAGCAAGGGAAACTGTAAATATTTTGGTCGAATGTATTTTCGATACTGCAATTTGTGGAATTTTATTCTGGGCTATAGGATATGCCTTTATGTTTAGTCATGGTAACGGATTTATCGGATACCATTGGTTTTTCTTATCTGGTGCTCCTTTAACTTATGAAGCTACCGGCGTGTCTCTCCTGGCTCACTGGATTTTCCAATTTGCTTTTGCTGATACCTGTTCTACAATTACTTCCGGTGCAATGATCGGTCGTACAAGTTTCCGTGGGGATATTCTTTACAGTATTTGTGTTACAGGTTTCATTTATCCTATTATCGGGCATTGGGCATGGGGTCCTGATGGATTTTTAGCTACAATGGGTACTGCCGGTCATTTTTTACCAACTCTCGGACAACCGTTCCGTGATTTTGCCGGATCAACGGTTGTTCATACCATTGGGGGTGTGATTTCTCTTGCCGGTGCTATTGTACTGGGTCCCCGTATCGGAAGAACATTTTTACGTGATGATAAAGAAAATGGGGGTTTACCGGCTCCTCATAGTTTGCCCTTAGCTACTGTTGGCGCTTTCTTGTTGTGGTTTGGCTGGTATGGTTTCAACCCGGGAAGTAGCCTTTCGGCAATGGATTTTCAAGGTATTGGCCGGATTGCTGCCAACACTACCCTTGCTACTTGCGCGGCTGCTCTTTCAGCCATGTTGTTGCCTCTTTGGATTGGCCCTACAAAAGGGAAATTCGATTGTAGTTTTACCGTAAACGGTTTGCTTGGCGGATTGGTGGCAATTACTTGTCCCTGTTATTGGGTATCTCCTGGCGGTTCGATCATTATCGGTTTGATTGCCGGTGTCGTAGTATTTGTCGGAATGTACACATTGGAACATTTCAGAATTGATGATCCCGTTGGCGCTGTTTCGGTTCATGGTCTTAACGGAATTTGGGGAACTATATCCCTTGGATTCTTTGCTTGTGGGTTGTATGGTTCAACTGGTCCTACAGGCGCTGATAATACAGCTCCGGTAACAGGTCTGTTCTATGGCGGCGGAACAGCAGTATTGAAAGCACAACTTGTTGGTAATATCATTGTGGCTGTTACAACTTTCGTTGTGGCGATGTTCGTTATGTGGGTTGTTTCCAAACTGCCTTATCCGTGGAAACTCCGGGTTGAACCTAAGGGTGAAACCAGAGAAGGTGGCCTGGATATGCATGAACATGGTGCTAAAGCCTACTTTATGAATTAA